From the genome of Nicotiana tabacum cultivar K326 chromosome 2, ASM71507v2, whole genome shotgun sequence:
gtgaggcgaAGAAAATActtggcatggagataaaaaGAGATAGACATTCAAAGAAACTCTATCTATCTCATAGAGAATACATGAAGATATTAATCGATCGATTTGGAATGATCGATTAGGAATGAATGACAACACGAAGTTGGTTAGCACTATTCTTGCTCCTCACTTTAAGCTTAGTGATGCTATGTCGCCGAAGAATAAagttgaacgagagtatatgtcaagagTACCATATGAGAATGTCATTGGTAGCTTAATGTATGAAATGGTTTGCACAAGACTTGATATTTCACATGCTATCGGAGTTGTAAGCAGGTAAATGCATGATCCACGAAAGGAGCATTGGAAAGTTGTAAAATGGATTCTGCGGTATATTCGTAATATTGTAGATGTTGGATTaatttttgagcaggaagatatTCAATATctggttggatattgtgactcataTTATGCGGGTGATTTGGACAAGCatagatcaactactggttatgttttTACTTTTACAaatgcaccagttagttggaagtctactttgcagtcaacggTTGCTTTGTCTACTactgaggcagagtacatggcaattACAGAGGCTgtaaaggaggcaatttggcttcaagggttGCTTAGAGAGCTTGATATTGGTCAAGAAAGCATCATACTATtttgtgatagtcagagtgcaATCCAATTAgaaaagaaccaagtttatcatggaaggacgaagcacattgatgttcgataTCACTTTATACGAGATattatagaagaaggtggagtcatggtGCAGAAAACTCGGACTAGAGACAACCCTACTGATATGCTAACAAAAGTAGTGACTGCGAttaagtttcaacattgtttgaacttgatctacattgttgaactttgaagattaaagttgaagacacaatcaaaatttacCAGTAAGAGAAAATTGAAAAAGTGAAATCTTGcgaaggtggagatttgttgaatttgacaaGATTAATGTGAACTAGTGTGAATATTTGAAGCCTCATTTTAGGAAGAAATTGGTAGATGTATTTTTTTTATGCATTTACATTACATGATCACACTTAATGTGATGACATGCATGACATAATTAAGGCAATTTCCCTTCGATAAATAGCAAGGGTTTCGCTCATTTGAAAACatctctcacttgccttcttatcGCCTAAGGTATTtgaatcttctttctctcttgtagtatttcacttgtatttttggagtaaaataaagtttgagttgattgtgtccgaggactaGGCAAAAATCAAATTTTATCGAACCTCGTTAATTTCTGGCGTTCTTTTATTATtgtctcatttactatttattagctgcctttagatatagtagttgtgatttaatcactctatatatatttggcttccgcaacaaatGTCTCAACTAACTAAATTTATGTTTCACTTTTCTACTTCTTAGTAGTCAGGAAATTAAAAATCACCagaaaatccaaaaggaaaagcATATTACGAGCaataaataacaaaagaaaaaagaaaaaattacagaAACTAAAAGCAAAAAACTATAgattaaaaacaaaacaaaaaaagaagaagtaataGAAGTAGATAAAGGAACAATTAACTCACAAGAAGAAACAAAGCGGGAGCAGAAGGAAGGAGAGAGATAATAAGAATGGACGACATCAAAGACCGAGAGTATCAGGTATCTATTTCAATTTTCACAGATACATGTACAGATCAGATAGAATGATTGACATGCATGTTAAAGATCTAGCAAGAAATTACGCAAATAGTAGGAAAAATGGACAAACCTTCAAAGAGAATCCAGAAGCGATGGGCAAAAATCAGTGCAAGAAAGGAAAAGGCAAAAGAAAACTTATTAGAACTAACAAATGAAACAGATCTAGGCAAGAAACCACAAATGGAGAATTTGAAAAATGATACTCAGAAGCGAATAACAAATGGAGTGGGAGAAATAGAATTAGAGAACAATGTAAAATTCGCTGGAACATAcagaagaaaggagaaaaaatttAGGTCTCTATAGGGGCAACTTCAAGACATATTTTTACAGAATGAGCACCACTTTAATCACTGATAATTACCGAAACGCGCTTCGTCGTACACAAACtttctcttattatattgttaattaTACTGACCTCCCCTATTGTATTAGAACGTAACCTCTAAAAGTGAAATTgtattaagaagaagaagaacagaaAGGTACATACCCAgtagagaagaagaggaagaagacagaagagagaagaagatgatgaaaaatgagaaaatgtTATTTTTGCATTATCTGTCAAGTGCACATACACATGTGTATATATACTAACACTTGTCTAACTAACTTAACCACTTACTTAATTCTAATTGGTTGAGTATAGTGAAATGATTAATCTACCCTCTAATGAGTTATGTAACACCTTTCTTAACACTCCCCCTTAAATTAGGAAGTGTAAAGATGTTCGAAGCTCCTAGCTTGGAATTGAGATATTCATGTTGAACTCGATTAAGTCCTTTTGTCAGAATACTAGCTGGTTGATCTCTTGTAGGAATGTATTTTGTTGTGATCAAGCCTTTCAATATCTTTTCCCTAATGAAATGACAATCGATTTCGATATGCTTGGTACGTTCATGATAAACTGGATTTGCCGCAATCTGCATAGCTGCCTTCCTGTCACTCTAAACATTCACATGGTGTTTAACATCAATTCCCAGTTCTTTTAGTAGTCCAAGTAGCCAAATTAACTCTGCTACTATTGATTCAAGACTCTTATATTCAGCTTCTGCTGAGCTTCTGGAAACAGTAGTTTGTTTCTTAGACTTCCAAGTAACTAATGACTCACCAAGTTTGATCAAATAACCAGATACAGATTTTCTAGAGTGAGGGCAGgctgcccaatcagcatcacaGTATGTTGTAACTTCATTATTGCATTTGCTGGACAGAAGAATTCTTTCTCCTGGTTGTTGCTTTAGATATCTTACAATTCTGAGTAGAGCTTCCATATGAGATTTTTTAGGCTTCTGTAAAAATTGGCTAAATGTTTGAACACTGAAGGAGATGTCTGGTCGAGTCATAGTTAAGTATAGGAGTTTATCAATCAACTTCTAATAAGGATTCTGATCCACTAGTTCTGCATCTTTTGAGATCACATCCTTCTCTTTTTTGACATATTCATCATACTCTCTGGTATTTAACTTCATGTTGAAATCCAAAGGAGTTGTGGCAGGTTTGGCTGCTCCCAGACCTAATTCCGAAATCAATTCCGGTGCATATTTTTACTGATGCATTAGGATTCTTTGACTGGATCTTGCAAACttaatgccaaaaaaatatttgAGTTCATCTAAATCTTTCATTTTGAATACTTGTTGTAGACCTGTCTTAGTGTCTAAAATTAGATTTAGGCTATCTCTAGTtataagcatatcatcaatatagactAAAACTATAGTGATACCTTCTGATGTCTTTTTGAAGAACAGTGAGTGATCATATTAACTCTGATGGAAGTGAGCTTTCAGTAAAGCCTCAGTTATCTTGGAATTACATTGCATTGGTGCTTGTTTTAATCCATACAAGGATTTAATAAGTCTAAATACTAGTTTCCTCTCCCCCTTACTGTTAAATCCTTGAGGTAAATCCGTGTAGATTTCATCATAGAGGTACCTTTGAAGAAATGCATTAtatacatccatttgatgtatgTGCTAATGTTTAGCAGCAACTATTGCTAGGACAGTCCTTACAGTCTTTATTTTTATAACTGGTAAAAAAGTTTCTTGGTAGTCAATACCTTCTTATTGGCTAAATCCTTTTGCGACCAACCTAGTTTTAATCTTTCAATTTCCCCTGTAGCTTTATACTTTATTTTGTAAATCCACTTGCATCCTATAGGTGATTTACCTTCAGGTAGTGGAACTATATCCCAAGTGTGATTGTTTTCTAAGGCTTCAATCTCAGCCTTCATGGCATCTATCCATATAGGATCTTTGATAGCCTTATGGTAGTTTACAGGTTAAGATACAGAAGAAGATGCAGCAATAAAGGATTGATAGGTAGGAGAAATGTTTTCATATGTTATGAATTTAGATAAGGCATAGGGAGACTCCTGATGAATGTTTAAAGACACAAAGTCTTTCATCCAAAGTGGTGGTCTTTTGTCTCTATTTGATTTCTTCAAAGTCTCTTCTGTTGACAGAGTAGAATTTTGTTGACTAGATAATTGAACTTGAATAGTATTTGAAGGTAAGGTTTCAGTTGCTACATCAAATATTCTATTCTGTTGTAATGCTTCAGAGGTAGTATATTGTATCTTATCAGCTGATAAGTTTGGGCTTTGTTGATTTAAATCTTTTGTACCATTGTGGAAATCACCAACTTCATTTGTTTGAATGTCATTATGACTTGGTTCAATAACTTCAGTAGTGAACTGGTTGACTGGTTCATCTGATATTTGTTGAATTCTATTAGGCATGAAAATAGGCTGAACTTTGGTTTGATTGAGAGTTTTGAATGGAAAAATATCTTCTTTGAAGATAACATCTCTGTTGACAAAGAAGGTCTTGTTGTTAATGTCATACAGTAGATATCCCTTTTGAGAAGTTGTATAACCCATATGAATGGCTGCCTTAGACCTGGGCATCAGTTTATCTTGTTCTTGAACTATTTTTGCGTAGCATAAGCAGCTTAGTACTTTAAGATATTTTAATGAAGGTTTCTTCCCATACAATTTCTCATATGGAGACTTGTTTGCTCGTACACAACTTGACATTCTATTAATCAGATAGGTTGCAGCTAATACACAGTATCCCCAAAACCTTATAGGTATGTGTCCCTAAAATCCAATTGCTCGTGTGACTTCTAAAATATATCTGTACTTTCTTTCAGCCACACCATTCTATTGTGGTGTGTAAGCACAGGTTGTCTGATGGATTATCCCAAGATTATTGAACATATTGTTGCAGGTTGTATTGACAAACTCAGTGCCATTGTCAGTTCTGATGACTTTAATTGTTTTGTTAAATTGAGTCCTTACAAGCATTATGAATTGTTGAAGAATAATGCAGACATCAGACTTAAGTTTGAGCAAAAACAGCCATGTTGTTCTGGAAAAGTCATCCACCATTGTTAAAAAATACTTGTTACCATCAAACGTAGCTACTTTATATGGTCCCCAAAGATCTACATGAACCAAATCAAATGAAGAAGTAATTTTAATGCAACTAGTATGAAAAGTTTGCCTTGTTTGCATTGCACATTGGCATACAGCACACTTATTCACTTTTTCTGCTATAAGCTCTAGTTTAATAGGTAGTAACTTCCTAAGTACATTTGTTGATACATGTCCAAATCTCTTGTGCCACAAATCTATATCCCCTGCTGAGCTGAAATCATAACTGGCTGAACTTTCAATAGTTGTAAGAGTAACTTCACTTATGTTTCCCGCTGCTTGACTTCTTAGTATATATAGACCATGATCTTCCTTACTAATCGCTTTCACCTTCCCAGTGAAGAgctcttgaaaaatacaaaaatcagGGAAGAAGGCTACTAAGCATCTCAACTCTTTTGTCAATTTAGAAACTAAGAGTAGATTGAATTTGAATTGAGAAATGTAAAACACATTAGTTATTGTGTTTCTACTTGCTAAGGTACTAGCTTTCGTGTGTGTAACATGTGTCACACCTCCATTAGGCATAAACACTCTTTTTGGATACTGAGTTTGAACTATAGTAGACTTGTCCAACAAGTACATATCTGCTACCATATGGTTGGTAGCCCCAGTGTCTATTATCCAGTCTTTAAAATACTTAGATGTACCTGCTACATTGGCATTAAAAGTTGGCCCAACATTGTTGTTTAGCATATGGAAGATCTACTTATACTGCTCTTTAGTAAAGGTGCAACTGGTCAGCTGACCTTGCATGTTAAGTTGATTACTCATGTTCTGCCCCATTGATTGGTTTACAGTATCTATTGATCCAGTGAACTGGCCAAATGCATTTCTTGTAGTCTAATTGTTCTGCAAATTATCTTCATTTAGAACATTACAGGCAGCTACATTATTGAACCTTGTGTTTCCTGTGTATTAATTGTTCTAAGCTGCTGATTCAGTCTGTGTTTTATGAGCAATATAGTTCCCAACTCCCCGTTTCTTCCGAAGTTTAAAATTTGTGGGATACCCCACAATTTTGTAACAACTTTCTTTGCTATGACCTCTGAGTTTGCAAAACTCATATTGAACATTGTAGTTCTTCTTTACTTTCTGATTAAACCTTTGATTTTCACATGTTCTTCAGTACATAGCCACATCATACTATCCAGGAACATTAGTTGGATTTGCACCTAATAATCATGCTGAAGCTGCTACTATTTTTTGGCTTTCATCACATATGATCTGTAACatcccgaccgatcgttttgagctctagcacgtccttcagcagtttgaggccatgcgCAACTTTaattcaggtattatgacttgtatgcatggtcgaaattgaaatttcagaagttcaaaattgatttgaaaagaaaattctcatttcgaaagctttaagttggaagaattgactaaggttggatttttaaGTAAACAATCTCTGAATCAGGATTTAAAGGTTTCAACAGGTTTATATGATGAATTCAGaattgggcgtatgtccggatctggttttggatgacccgggagcgtttcggcatctatggtggaagttggcattttggaagaatttcataaatttgggttgaagtgcatttcgatgttatcaatgtccgtttgggatatcaagtctgagaatagctccgtatggtgattctgttattgggagcgcgtccgaaagtggattcggaggtctgtaggtcattttggagtcatttggttAAAGgtaaaaatttaaaggtttttgagaagtttgaccgaaagtggacactttgatatcggggtcggaatccgattccagaagttggagtaggtctgtaatgtcaaatgtgacttgtgtgtaaaatatgagatcaatcgaacgtgatttgataggtttcgacatcgaatgtagaagtttgaaattttaaagttcattaagcttggaatggggtgtgattcatgaattcgatgttgtttgatgtgatttgaggtttcgagcaggtccatgttatgttatgggataggttggtgtgattagacggggtcctgagggcctcgggtgtgtttcgggatgttCTCGGACCATTTTCCTTAGTTTTATGATTGATGGTTTCTGGTGTATCgagtatgcatcgcgatcgcgaaatgGAGGACtgtggtatggatgtgcaaacttgttatctggtgcagaaggtcgtgggagcacgTCCCACGgggagattgtataagtgtgacatgtagtcacttgattgatcgaAGATTAGAGCCAAGTATGGGGATTGCGGTACTATTgttcatgtgagaatttatgcctggagggcgctcggttcatttggttgtggactgtggaaattTGTTCCGGTTACGATGGTTGTTCtcgtgtgttatgggaaaaagggttattatggatccttgaaaggttattagcctagtacggtgcaaTAAGAATTGGCTTGAGgtatgtggatggatttaaatgtgaatgtgggctctatgtcaggtcggatgtgttcatttcagcataacgctccttatggaagagCATTCGGAcattggatgttatttcgtcgtcagctatttcatgtaataacTATATTGTGCGgtgtgagttatgaaacggcttgataaatttcatatgggTTGAGGTTCCacatagcgatggtgttatgtgagcgggatggctctcgagattcagatcatatatcgcaccttagttgtgcttgagttttgtagcgtatggcgttgTTTGTcctcccagggatggtattatgcacttagcatgcttgtggccgatattcgggtattttgtagtaatgagcattctagctcgataagtatttccttatagattttatgtgtggatcgggtggcacgccgccacgggtatgttgtttggatcaggttgcgcgccgcaacagtgtgatgttgagtacaatcCCTTATATTCTATTTTGcgtgttttgtgtcccattttctgaggaaggttcatgacaccttttcggttgtctaattagttgcgtgggttgagtaatcccttccagagttcatttttcttatgtatcacgTTTGAGTTGTTAGCTTGtcggcacattgtggcatcacatgagacttttgatcgtgtctgaggtgacttattgcctgaatagcttgtactgggtgagatgagatttttggatctgggatcagtgcgattggattatatgaagcatattaaagagcaaataccattatttagttcataatgaggtgatgattctagtcaagaGGAGAGGTTCAATggtttgttgactcggcagttagttatgaatttctacacacctcttccgtcgtggcggtatttccagagttgaaacaagacttatatatatcatgaggtgTATTGTGAGTATCAGATTCGTGAGATTTcggctattatgatcagagaatgttattaggGTCATGTGAATattgcggtgcatggtgtgaattcagcaaaggtatgcagtcatgttctggtacatcgtgtggtgattgatacggtgttcgtatgtggGAAGCCGGCCTGGAAGATAATTTCATATGTTAGAACTGGGCTCTAAGGTTTATTCGcctaaataaaaaagaatatcttcatatttgattgagctaatgtgctcaactgtgTTATGATAGCACGATTAGgggcacgaggtgttaaacagcgACTTCGAACaactccagcgcagttcttagcacgttcgaggacaaacgtatgtttaactgggagagaatgtaacgaccttacctgtcgttttgagctctagcacgtcgttcagcagtttgaggccatgagcaacttcacttcaggtattatgacttgtacacgtggtcggaattgaattatcggaagttcagagttgatttgaaaagaaaattctcatttcggaagctttaagtaggaagaattgactaaggttagatttttgagtaaacgatctcggaatcaggatttgaaggttccaacaggttcgtatgatgaattcggacttgggcgtatgtccgatcgggttttggatgacccgggagcatttcggcgcctatggtggaagttggcattttggaagaatttcataattttggttgaagtgcatttcgatgttgtcaatgtccgtttgggatttcgagtctgggaatagctccgtatggtgattttggtattgggagcgcgtccggaagtggactcggaggcccgtaggtcattttggagtcatttggctaaagctagaaatctgaaggtttttgagaagtttgaccggaagtggactttttgatatcggggttgaaatccgatttcggaagttggagtaggtccgtaatgtcaaatgtgacttgtgtgcaaaatttgaggtcaatcggacatgatttgataggtttcgacatcgaatgtagaagtttgaaattttaaagttcattaagcttggaatggggtgcgattcatgaattcgatgttgtttgatgtgatttgaggcctcgagcaggtccatgttatgttatgggatagGTTGGTGTGAGTAGACGGGGTCTTGGGGGCCTCTGGTGTGTTTCAGGATGGTCTCGGACTATTTTTCTTAGTTTTatgattgctggtttctggtgatcgggtatgcatcgcgatcgcggaatggAGGACGTGATTGCGAAGAGAAAATTAGATTGGAGGGGTTAgatgttctatgcgatcgcggaagtgGACTCGCGATCACGTAAGAGGGAGTTCTGAGCTGGGAAATCAcgtcttcgcgttcacgaagtttGGTCTACGATCGCGTTGTTCTGGATTGTTGTATATCATGAACGTGTGAgaaagtttgcatttgcgaagaagaagCTTTTTGGCAGCTGGTTGTtggccttcacgatcgcgaggtgattttcgcgatcgcgaagtggaAAGGCCTGGGCAGTGTTCTTTTAAAATCGGGGATTTGGCTCCTTTTCACTTCATTTCTTCCatagaaggcgattttggagtgtcattttcatcatctactatggggtaagtgatttcttctcattgagagttaaatacatggtctatatatggatttaggcatgaaaatttgtagaaatttgtaattctaaagaaaaacctagaaattggtatttttggaatttgaccacgaatttgggtaaggaattgagaacaaattatatatttgagtttgtaatgctttgggtaatgtttatcttcgaaaattttcagaatccaggcacgtgggcccgagggtgattttaccGATTTTTCGGGCGGAGTTGAAAATTGtagtaaattgaattgttatgagtagtagcatatgggttactaatttcgtagtaatt
Proteins encoded in this window:
- the LOC142166938 gene encoding uncharacterized protein LOC142166938; protein product: MAIKDLLNHTTEHHTHAPAPTPTLGVNQVPGIDYNHPLFLSPSDVSEIQIISFQLAGIENYSIWFISMRIALLGRNILGLIDGSCTKIFFPEIMWNYWKRVNAIVLSWIMNSVASGLLGEIMYASSTQDVWNDLYERFNKIDGARSFNLHKEIATLSQGTASVFVYFSKLKDLWEEFEALVPSPSYDCEKSKEFVVHLQELKPFQFLMGLNDSYSQARSQILLMSPMPNVNQTTRNAFGQFTGSIDTVNQSMGQNMSNQLNMQGTSKYFKDWIIDTGATNHMVADMYLLDKSTIVQTQYPKRVFMPNGGVTHVTHTKASTLASRNTITNVFYISQFKFNLLLVSKLTKELRCLVAFFPDFCIFQELFTGKVKAISKEDHGLYILRSQAAGNISEVTLTTIESSASYDFSSAGDIDLWHKRFGHVSTNVLRKLLPIKLELIAEKVNKCAVCQCAMQTRQTFHTSCIKITSSFDLVHVDLWGPYKVATFDGNKYFLTMVDDFSRTTWLFLLKLKSDVCIILQQFIMLVRTQFNKTIKVIRTDNGTEFVNTTCNNMFNNLGIIHQTTCAYTPQ